From the genome of Mycobacterium dioxanotrophicus, one region includes:
- a CDS encoding class I SAM-dependent methyltransferase codes for MLEALGPDLARPVVMSADDSPPEETAIGRIFSETENVHKLRHYLPIYESVLARTERMLEIGVDRGGSLRMWREYLPKATIVGLDFNPKSAQYDAPEDDIHVRIGDQSDTGFLGRVLDEFGPFDTILDDGGHQPSQMIGSFQYLFPRLAPGGVYAVEDVCANYWTGYRDRSESFIDFTRWLMDAMHAPYMKMSSVFEFMEGHPKRAREVEVPLAATIIDRIEVFDSVVVVHRAAEPKHLSRAAFR; via the coding sequence ATGCTCGAAGCGTTGGGGCCCGATCTGGCGCGGCCCGTGGTGATGAGCGCGGACGACAGTCCTCCGGAGGAGACCGCCATCGGGCGGATCTTCAGCGAGACCGAGAACGTGCACAAGCTCCGCCACTATCTGCCGATCTACGAGTCTGTGCTGGCCAGGACCGAGCGGATGCTCGAGATCGGCGTGGACAGAGGCGGATCATTGCGCATGTGGCGGGAATACCTGCCCAAGGCCACGATCGTGGGGCTCGACTTCAACCCGAAGTCTGCCCAGTACGACGCCCCCGAGGACGACATTCATGTGCGCATCGGGGATCAGTCCGACACCGGATTCCTGGGCCGTGTCCTCGACGAGTTCGGCCCGTTCGACACGATTCTCGACGACGGCGGGCATCAACCCAGCCAGATGATCGGTTCCTTCCAGTATCTGTTTCCCCGCTTGGCGCCAGGTGGGGTGTATGCGGTCGAGGATGTTTGCGCCAACTATTGGACGGGTTACCGCGACCGCTCCGAATCGTTCATCGATTTCACCCGATGGTTGATGGATGCGATGCACGCGCCATACATGAAGATGTCATCGGTGTTCGAGTTCATGGAGGGGCACCCGAAGCGGGCCAGGGAGGTGGAGGTGCCGTTGGCGGCAACCATCATCGACCGGATCGAGGTGTTTGACTCAGTCGTGGTGGTCCATCGAGCCGCCGAACCGAAGCACTTGTCCCGTGCGGCTTTCCGATGA
- a CDS encoding glycosyltransferase: MKFVLASYGTRGDIEPSIVVARELVRRGHEVNIAVAPDSVGFVEAAGLPAVAFGLDTRTWLDVYRNFWTSFFHGFWKIREMRRLWREMWTLSDQCWEQINATLTSLADGADVLIAGQAYQEPAANVAEYYGIPLVTLHHVPIRANGRLVTILPAPLGRAAMTVFDWLTWLLNKKVEDTQRRELGLPKATAPMSQRVADRRSLEVQAYDEVCFPGLADEWAKWNGQRPFVGTLTMELATSVDEEVTDWIAAGNPPICFGFGSMPVESPADTIRMISAASAQLGQRALVCAGYSDFSDVPQFSHVKVVGAVNYAAIFPACRAVVHHGGSGTTAASMRAGVPTLILSMDANQTLWGAQLKRLKIGTTRRFSATTQESLVADLRRILAPDYAVRAREIAARMSTPSESNYRAADLVEDFARLRSTA; this comes from the coding sequence ATGAAATTTGTGTTGGCGAGCTACGGAACGCGGGGCGATATCGAACCGTCCATCGTTGTGGCTCGCGAACTGGTGCGCAGAGGGCACGAAGTGAACATCGCGGTCGCGCCGGATTCGGTGGGATTCGTTGAGGCAGCCGGGCTTCCAGCCGTGGCCTTCGGCCTCGACACGCGCACCTGGCTCGACGTCTACCGCAACTTCTGGACGTCCTTCTTCCACGGGTTCTGGAAGATCCGGGAGATGCGGCGACTCTGGCGTGAGATGTGGACGTTGAGTGATCAGTGCTGGGAGCAGATCAATGCGACTCTGACGTCGCTCGCCGACGGTGCCGATGTGCTGATCGCCGGACAGGCCTACCAGGAGCCGGCGGCCAATGTCGCGGAGTACTACGGGATTCCACTCGTCACGCTGCATCACGTGCCGATCCGCGCCAACGGCAGGCTCGTGACCATCCTGCCTGCGCCGTTGGGCCGCGCCGCGATGACGGTGTTCGACTGGCTGACTTGGTTGCTCAACAAGAAGGTCGAGGACACCCAACGGCGCGAACTGGGATTGCCGAAGGCAACCGCCCCGATGTCGCAGCGCGTAGCCGACCGCAGGTCGCTCGAAGTCCAGGCGTACGACGAGGTCTGCTTTCCCGGCCTCGCCGACGAATGGGCGAAATGGAACGGTCAGCGGCCGTTCGTGGGGACCCTCACAATGGAGCTGGCGACCAGCGTCGACGAAGAGGTCACCGACTGGATCGCCGCGGGGAACCCGCCGATCTGCTTCGGATTCGGCAGCATGCCGGTGGAATCTCCGGCCGACACGATCCGGATGATCAGCGCCGCGAGCGCGCAGTTGGGTCAGCGGGCGTTGGTGTGCGCGGGATACAGCGACTTCAGCGACGTCCCCCAGTTCTCTCACGTCAAGGTGGTCGGCGCGGTCAACTACGCGGCGATCTTCCCCGCTTGCCGCGCGGTGGTGCATCACGGGGGTTCGGGAACGACGGCGGCCAGCATGCGTGCCGGGGTCCCCACTCTGATCCTTTCGATGGACGCCAATCAAACACTGTGGGGAGCGCAACTCAAGCGCTTGAAAATCGGTACCACCCGGCGGTTTTCGGCTACCACGCAAGAATCTCTGGTTGCCGACCTGCGTCGAATCCTCGCACCCGACTACGCCGTGCGAGCCCGCGAGATCGCGGCGAGAATGAGCACGCCATCTGAAAGTAATTACCGTGCAGCGGATC
- a CDS encoding TylF/MycF/NovP-related O-methyltransferase, with translation MTDRGTRSAYLDLLRQDLTRYGVDELVPVGWARLHRPVFKFGNLMLVRKRPFDARKRDLGLDWPADALTMIGMQRLTSLQNCIETVLAEEIPGDLVECGVWRGGASILMRAVLAAYGDQTRQVWLADSFAGVPAPDADNYKADKGDKLHLAAPILAVPEKDVRANFERYGLLDDRVRFLPGWFKDTLTDAPIQQIAVLRLDGDLYESTIQALDGLYSRLSPGGFCIIDDYHAIDGCKKAVTDYRAKHGITAEIVEIDGTGVLWRKE, from the coding sequence GTGACCGACCGTGGCACTCGATCCGCCTATCTGGACCTGCTTCGGCAGGATCTCACCAGGTACGGGGTCGACGAGTTGGTGCCTGTGGGATGGGCTCGCCTGCACCGTCCTGTCTTCAAGTTTGGCAACCTCATGCTCGTGCGCAAGCGGCCGTTCGATGCCCGCAAACGCGACTTGGGGCTGGATTGGCCGGCCGATGCGCTGACCATGATCGGTATGCAGCGCCTGACGAGTTTGCAGAACTGCATCGAGACGGTGCTCGCCGAGGAGATTCCGGGCGACCTCGTCGAATGCGGCGTGTGGCGAGGCGGGGCTTCCATCCTGATGCGCGCAGTCCTGGCCGCGTACGGAGACCAGACGCGGCAGGTCTGGCTGGCGGATTCGTTCGCAGGCGTGCCTGCGCCGGACGCCGACAACTACAAGGCCGACAAGGGCGACAAGCTGCACCTCGCTGCTCCCATCCTTGCGGTCCCAGAGAAGGACGTGCGCGCCAATTTCGAGCGCTACGGTCTGTTGGACGACAGGGTCCGCTTCCTTCCGGGCTGGTTCAAGGACACGTTGACCGACGCCCCGATCCAACAGATCGCCGTGCTGCGACTCGACGGCGACCTCTACGAATCCACGATCCAGGCGCTCGACGGCCTGTACTCGCGGCTGTCGCCCGGTGGTTTTTGCATCATCGACGACTACCACGCGATCGACGGCTGCAAGAAGGCCGTCACGGACTACCGCGCGAAGCACGGGATCACCGCAGAGATCGTCGAAATCGACGGTACCGGCGTGCTCTGGCGTAAGGAGTGA